Proteins from one Ciconia boyciana chromosome 26, ASM3463844v1, whole genome shotgun sequence genomic window:
- the MTMR11 gene encoding myotubularin-related protein 11 isoform X2, with amino-acid sequence MSGAPGGRRPAFPGLPGELVLEEAAGARQRCGEGDGSVPGTLLCTNRRLAFLPAQAPGSRAFLHSEYDVALPCIRKLVAASSFTKPKVLTAASTLKFIPEELAVFCRDFRLLRFHFHENGLAPQAFRVANAIAQAREAAAWLGDTGEGHDGWSCPAEAPLEGEEEEEEEEEGSAATLLFESLRDWEKELKRLGAAGWRVSAVNERFDMAPSDLLRAASFHAASEPGSEDVRCLEALLLGGRGPCVLADTAELPTLADIQLAHLKLRALCLPGAAAEEKWLSALEGTRWLDHVRTCLRKAAEVASLLVGRRCSVLLQEPSDRDLNCLLASLVQLLGDPHARTLPGFQSLVQREWVAAGHPFPHRLGLLRRDSPREEAPVFLLFLDCTWQLVRQFPAAFGFTEAYLLALHDSSFAPYFSTFLFSCQRQRGRGSPHRPCSQTYTPVNGWRDPAPGLPRAGSAARGLPAVWAWGLRYSRQQRARFRNPAGAAGSVGPPDTADPRTPGRPADTWPGPGAGNVFVLTKGTLSPQPFPWRSGRPPPRLARWAPSLESLGERGGGPGGNRPPASPPGLLLPCAAGPSVRLWRRCYLRGLPEAQRGRFAPSPAGLAEELRLLQDRLRAWRAAGPCTDTAGSPLAPSR; translated from the exons ATGAGCGGGGCtccgggcggccgccgcccggcctTCCCCGGCCTCCCAG gggagctggtgctggaggaggcggcgggcgcCCGGCAGCGCTGCGGAGAGGGCGACGGCTCCGTCCCCGGGACGCTGCTCTGCACCAACCGCCGCCTCGCCTTCCTGCCCGCCCAG GCCCCCGGCTCCCGTGCCTTCCTCCACAGCGAGTACGATGTGGCGCTGCCCTGCATCCGCAAGCTGGTGGCAG CCAGCAGCTTCACCAAGCCCAAGGTGCTGACGGCCGCCTCCACCCTCAAGTTCATCCCCGAGGAGTTGGCCGTTTTCTGCCGGGATTTCCGCCTGCTCCGCTTCCACTTCCATGAGAACGGGTTGGCTCCGCAGGCGTTTCGG GTCGCCAACGCCATCGCCCAGGCGCGGGAGGCGGCCGCGTGGCTGGGGGACACCGGCGAGGGACACGATGGCTGGTCCTGCCCTGCCGAAGCCCCTTtggagggtgaggaggaggaagaggaggaggaggaaggctcgGCTGCCACGCTGCTCTTTGAGAGCCTGCGCGActgggagaaggagctgaagcGCCTGGGTGCCGCGGGCTGGAGGGTGAGCGCCGTCAACGAGCGCTTCGACATGGCCCCCAG CGACCTGCTGAGAGCCGCCAGCTTCCACGCAGCCTCGGAGCCGGGCAGTGAGGATGTGAG GTGCCTggaggctctgctgctggggggcCGCGGGCCCTGCGTGCTGGCCGACACCGCCGAGCTGCCCACCCTCGCCGACATCCAGCTCGCCCACCTCAAGCTGCGGGCGCTCTGCCTGCCCG GCGCGGCAGCGGAGGAGAAGTGGCTCTCGGCCCTGGAGGGGACGCGCTGGCTGGACCACGTCCG CACCTGTTTGAGAAAAGCCGCCGAGGTGGCATCGCTGCTGGTGGGGAGACGCTGCTCTGTCCTCCTGCAAG AGCCGTCGGACCGGGACCTGAACTGCCTGCTGGCCTCGCTGGTGCAGCTTTTGGGGGACCCCCACGCCCGCACCCTGCCCGGCTTCCAGAGCCTGGTGCAGCGGGAGTGGGTGGCAGCCGGGCACCCCTTTCCCCACCGCCTCGGGCTCCTCCGCCGCGACAGCCCCCGGGAGGAG GCCCCCGTTTTCCTGCTGTTCCTGGACTGCACGTGGCAGCTGGTGCGGCAATTCCCGGCGGCTTTCGGCTTCACCGAGGCGTACCTCCTGGCCCTCCACGACAGCAGCTTCGCCCCTTACTTCAGCACCTTCCTCTTCAGCTGCCAGCGGCAGCGGGGCCGTGGCAGCCCG CACCGGCCCTGCAGCCAGACCTACACGCCGGTGAACGGCTGGCGGGACCCCGCTCCGGGCCTGCCGCGggccggcagcgctgcccgcgggTTGCCCGCCGTCTGGGCCTGGGGGCTGCGCTACAGCCGGCAGCAGCGGGCCCGATTCAGGAACCCAgcgggtgctgctggcagcgtGGGACCCCCCGACACCGCAGACCCCCGGACCCCGGGCAGG CCCGCCGACACctggccggggccgggggccgggaaCGTGTTTGTGCTGACCAAGGGGACGTTGTCACCCCAACCCTTTCCTTGGAGGAGCGGCCGTCCCCCGCCACGCCTGGCCCGCTGGGCCCCCTCCCTGGAGAGCCTCGGTGAAcgggggggcggcccggggggcaACCGGCCCCCCGCAtcccccccggggctgctgctgccctgcgcCGCGGGCCCCTCGGTCCGGCTCTGGCGACGCTGCTACCTGCGGGGTCTGCCCGAGGCACAG CGCGGGCGCTTCGCCCCGTCTCCCGCCGGCCTGGCCGAGgagctgaggctgctgcaggaCCGGCTCCGCGCCTGGCGGGCAGCGGGACCCTGCACCGACACCGCCGGCAGCCCCCTCGCGCCCTCGCGGTGA
- the MTMR11 gene encoding myotubularin-related protein 11 isoform X1, whose protein sequence is MSGAPGGRRPAFPGLPGELVLEEAAGARQRCGEGDGSVPGTLLCTNRRLAFLPAQAPGSRAFLHSEYDVALPCIRKLVAASSFTKPKVLTAASTLKFIPEELAVFCRDFRLLRFHFHENGLAPQAFRVANAIAQAREAAAWLGDTGEGHDGWSCPAEAPLEGEEEEEEEEEGSAATLLFESLRDWEKELKRLGAAGWRVSAVNERFDMAPSLPRYLWVPSGLLDHDLKRIFAHFEEHRVPRLCWHHPGGSDLLRAASFHAASEPGSEDVRCLEALLLGGRGPCVLADTAELPTLADIQLAHLKLRALCLPGAAAEEKWLSALEGTRWLDHVRTCLRKAAEVASLLVGRRCSVLLQEPSDRDLNCLLASLVQLLGDPHARTLPGFQSLVQREWVAAGHPFPHRLGLLRRDSPREEAPVFLLFLDCTWQLVRQFPAAFGFTEAYLLALHDSSFAPYFSTFLFSCQRQRGRGSPHRPCSQTYTPVNGWRDPAPGLPRAGSAARGLPAVWAWGLRYSRQQRARFRNPAGAAGSVGPPDTADPRTPGRPADTWPGPGAGNVFVLTKGTLSPQPFPWRSGRPPPRLARWAPSLESLGERGGGPGGNRPPASPPGLLLPCAAGPSVRLWRRCYLRGLPEAQRGRFAPSPAGLAEELRLLQDRLRAWRAAGPCTDTAGSPLAPSR, encoded by the exons ATGAGCGGGGCtccgggcggccgccgcccggcctTCCCCGGCCTCCCAG gggagctggtgctggaggaggcggcgggcgcCCGGCAGCGCTGCGGAGAGGGCGACGGCTCCGTCCCCGGGACGCTGCTCTGCACCAACCGCCGCCTCGCCTTCCTGCCCGCCCAG GCCCCCGGCTCCCGTGCCTTCCTCCACAGCGAGTACGATGTGGCGCTGCCCTGCATCCGCAAGCTGGTGGCAG CCAGCAGCTTCACCAAGCCCAAGGTGCTGACGGCCGCCTCCACCCTCAAGTTCATCCCCGAGGAGTTGGCCGTTTTCTGCCGGGATTTCCGCCTGCTCCGCTTCCACTTCCATGAGAACGGGTTGGCTCCGCAGGCGTTTCGG GTCGCCAACGCCATCGCCCAGGCGCGGGAGGCGGCCGCGTGGCTGGGGGACACCGGCGAGGGACACGATGGCTGGTCCTGCCCTGCCGAAGCCCCTTtggagggtgaggaggaggaagaggaggaggaggaaggctcgGCTGCCACGCTGCTCTTTGAGAGCCTGCGCGActgggagaaggagctgaagcGCCTGGGTGCCGCGGGCTGGAGGGTGAGCGCCGTCAACGAGCGCTTCGACATGGCCCCCAG CCTCCCCCGGTACCTGTGGGTGCCCAGCGGGCTCCTGGACCACGACCTCAAGCGGATCTTCGCCCACTTTGAGGAGCACCGCGTGCCT CGCCTGTGCTGGCACCACCCGGGCGGCAGCGACCTGCTGAGAGCCGCCAGCTTCCACGCAGCCTCGGAGCCGGGCAGTGAGGATGTGAG GTGCCTggaggctctgctgctggggggcCGCGGGCCCTGCGTGCTGGCCGACACCGCCGAGCTGCCCACCCTCGCCGACATCCAGCTCGCCCACCTCAAGCTGCGGGCGCTCTGCCTGCCCG GCGCGGCAGCGGAGGAGAAGTGGCTCTCGGCCCTGGAGGGGACGCGCTGGCTGGACCACGTCCG CACCTGTTTGAGAAAAGCCGCCGAGGTGGCATCGCTGCTGGTGGGGAGACGCTGCTCTGTCCTCCTGCAAG AGCCGTCGGACCGGGACCTGAACTGCCTGCTGGCCTCGCTGGTGCAGCTTTTGGGGGACCCCCACGCCCGCACCCTGCCCGGCTTCCAGAGCCTGGTGCAGCGGGAGTGGGTGGCAGCCGGGCACCCCTTTCCCCACCGCCTCGGGCTCCTCCGCCGCGACAGCCCCCGGGAGGAG GCCCCCGTTTTCCTGCTGTTCCTGGACTGCACGTGGCAGCTGGTGCGGCAATTCCCGGCGGCTTTCGGCTTCACCGAGGCGTACCTCCTGGCCCTCCACGACAGCAGCTTCGCCCCTTACTTCAGCACCTTCCTCTTCAGCTGCCAGCGGCAGCGGGGCCGTGGCAGCCCG CACCGGCCCTGCAGCCAGACCTACACGCCGGTGAACGGCTGGCGGGACCCCGCTCCGGGCCTGCCGCGggccggcagcgctgcccgcgggTTGCCCGCCGTCTGGGCCTGGGGGCTGCGCTACAGCCGGCAGCAGCGGGCCCGATTCAGGAACCCAgcgggtgctgctggcagcgtGGGACCCCCCGACACCGCAGACCCCCGGACCCCGGGCAGG CCCGCCGACACctggccggggccgggggccgggaaCGTGTTTGTGCTGACCAAGGGGACGTTGTCACCCCAACCCTTTCCTTGGAGGAGCGGCCGTCCCCCGCCACGCCTGGCCCGCTGGGCCCCCTCCCTGGAGAGCCTCGGTGAAcgggggggcggcccggggggcaACCGGCCCCCCGCAtcccccccggggctgctgctgccctgcgcCGCGGGCCCCTCGGTCCGGCTCTGGCGACGCTGCTACCTGCGGGGTCTGCCCGAGGCACAG CGCGGGCGCTTCGCCCCGTCTCCCGCCGGCCTGGCCGAGgagctgaggctgctgcaggaCCGGCTCCGCGCCTGGCGGGCAGCGGGACCCTGCACCGACACCGCCGGCAGCCCCCTCGCGCCCTCGCGGTGA
- the SF3B4 gene encoding splicing factor 3B subunit 4 isoform X2, whose translation MAAGPISERNQDATVYVGGLDEKVSEPLLWELFLQAGPVVNTHMPKDRVTGQHQGYGFVEFLSEEDADYAIKIMNMIKLYGKPIRVNKASAHNKNLDVGANIFIGNLDPEIDEKLLYDTFSAFGVILQTPKIMRDPDTGNSKGYAFINFASFDASDAAIEAMNGQYLCNRPITVSYAFKKDSKGERHGSAAERLLAAQNPLSQADRPHQLFADAPPPPSVPTPVVTSLGPGVTPPGLPPPGSFPPPVPPPGAMPPGMPPAMPPPPMPPGAGAPGPPSGAAPSGGHPPHPHPFPPGGMHHPGMPPMQVHHGPPGMGQHHPGPPGSGGQPPPRPPPGMPHPGPPPMGMPPRGPHFGSPMGHPGPMPHHGMRGPPPLMPPHGYNGPPRPPPYGYQRVPLPPRPAQRPPGVPPRGPLRGPLP comes from the exons ATGGCGGCGGGGCCCATCTCCGAGCGGAACCAGG ATGCGACGGTGTACGTTGGAGGGTTGGACGAGAAGGTCAGCGAGCCGCTGCTGTGGGAGCTCTTTCTCCAGGCGGGACCGGTGGTCAATACCCACATGCCCAAGGATCGAGTCACAGGCCAGCACCAAG GCTATGGGTTTGTGGAGTTCCTCAGCGAGGAGGACGCCGATTATGCCATTAAGATCATGAACATGATCAAGTTGTACGGGAAGCCGATCCGAGTGAACAAAGCCTCGGCCCACAACAAAAACCTGGACGTGGGGGCCAACATCTTCATCGGCAACCTGGACCCCGAAATCGATGAGAAGCTGTTGTACGACACCTTCAGCGCCTTCGGGGTCATCCTGCAGACGCCCAAAATCATGCGAGACCCCGACACGGGCAACTCGAAGGGTTACGCCTTCATCAACTTCGCCAGTTTTGATGCCTCGGACGCTGCCATCGAGGCCATGAACGGACAGTACCTCTGCAACAGGCCCATCACCGTTTCCTACGCTTTCAAAAAAGATTCTAAAGGCGAGCGGCACGGCTCGGCCGCCGAGCGTCTCCTGGCAGCCCAGAACCCGCTCTCGCAGGCGGATCGGCCCCATCAACTGTTCGCCGacgctcctcctcctccgtcTGTCCCGACTCCTGTTGTCACCTCCCTGGGACCTGGCGTCACCCCTCCAG GCCTCCCGCCCCCAGGATCGTTCCCCCCGCCGGTGCCGCCTCCCGGAGCGATGCCTCCCGGCATGCCTCCTGCCATGCCACCCCCACCCATGCCGCCCGGCGCGggtgcccccggccccccctctGGGGCTGCGCCCAGCGGGGGACACCCGCCTCACCCGCACCCCTTCCCTCCGGGCGGGATGCACCATCCAG GAATGCCTCCCATGCAAGTGCACCACGGGCCGCCTGGGATGGGCCAGCATCACCCAGGACCACCGGGCTCCGGAGGCCAGCCTCCCCCACGGCCCCCACCTGGCATGCCACACCctggacccccacccatgggtaTGCCACCCCGAGGACCTCATTTCGGGTCGCCCATGG GTCACCCAGGCCCCATGCCGCACCACGGGATGCGTGGCCCTCCTCCACTGATGCCTCCTCACGGGTACAATGGTCCCCCTCGTCCCCCGCCCTATGGCTATCAGAGAGTCCCCCTGCCTCCCCGGCCTGCGCAGAGGCCCCCCGGGGTGCCGCCGCGTGGCCCCTTGAGGGGCCCCCTGCCCTAA
- the SF3B4 gene encoding splicing factor 3B subunit 4 isoform X1, with the protein MAAGPISERNQDATVYVGGLDEKVSEPLLWELFLQAGPVVNTHMPKDRVTGQHQGYGFVEFLSEEDADYAIKIMNMIKLYGKPIRVNKASAHNKNLDVGANIFIGNLDPEIDEKLLYDTFSAFGVILQTPKIMRDPDTGNSKGYAFINFASFDASDAAIEAMNGQYLCNRPITVSYAFKKDSKGERHGSAAERLLAAQNPLSQADRPHQLFADAPPPPSVPTPVVTSLGPGVTPPGLPPPGSFPPPVPPPGAMPPGMPPAMPPPPMPPGAGAPGPPSGAAPSGGHPPHPHPFPPGGMHHPGMPPMQVHHGPPGMGQHHPGPPGSGGQPPPRPPPGMPHPGPPPMGMPPRGPHFGSPMGKWVPARGGHPGPMPHHGMRGPPPLMPPHGYNGPPRPPPYGYQRVPLPPRPAQRPPGVPPRGPLRGPLP; encoded by the exons ATGGCGGCGGGGCCCATCTCCGAGCGGAACCAGG ATGCGACGGTGTACGTTGGAGGGTTGGACGAGAAGGTCAGCGAGCCGCTGCTGTGGGAGCTCTTTCTCCAGGCGGGACCGGTGGTCAATACCCACATGCCCAAGGATCGAGTCACAGGCCAGCACCAAG GCTATGGGTTTGTGGAGTTCCTCAGCGAGGAGGACGCCGATTATGCCATTAAGATCATGAACATGATCAAGTTGTACGGGAAGCCGATCCGAGTGAACAAAGCCTCGGCCCACAACAAAAACCTGGACGTGGGGGCCAACATCTTCATCGGCAACCTGGACCCCGAAATCGATGAGAAGCTGTTGTACGACACCTTCAGCGCCTTCGGGGTCATCCTGCAGACGCCCAAAATCATGCGAGACCCCGACACGGGCAACTCGAAGGGTTACGCCTTCATCAACTTCGCCAGTTTTGATGCCTCGGACGCTGCCATCGAGGCCATGAACGGACAGTACCTCTGCAACAGGCCCATCACCGTTTCCTACGCTTTCAAAAAAGATTCTAAAGGCGAGCGGCACGGCTCGGCCGCCGAGCGTCTCCTGGCAGCCCAGAACCCGCTCTCGCAGGCGGATCGGCCCCATCAACTGTTCGCCGacgctcctcctcctccgtcTGTCCCGACTCCTGTTGTCACCTCCCTGGGACCTGGCGTCACCCCTCCAG GCCTCCCGCCCCCAGGATCGTTCCCCCCGCCGGTGCCGCCTCCCGGAGCGATGCCTCCCGGCATGCCTCCTGCCATGCCACCCCCACCCATGCCGCCCGGCGCGggtgcccccggccccccctctGGGGCTGCGCCCAGCGGGGGACACCCGCCTCACCCGCACCCCTTCCCTCCGGGCGGGATGCACCATCCAG GAATGCCTCCCATGCAAGTGCACCACGGGCCGCCTGGGATGGGCCAGCATCACCCAGGACCACCGGGCTCCGGAGGCCAGCCTCCCCCACGGCCCCCACCTGGCATGCCACACCctggacccccacccatgggtaTGCCACCCCGAGGACCTCATTTCGGGTCGCCCATGGGTAAGTGGGTGCCTGCAAGAGGCG GTCACCCAGGCCCCATGCCGCACCACGGGATGCGTGGCCCTCCTCCACTGATGCCTCCTCACGGGTACAATGGTCCCCCTCGTCCCCCGCCCTATGGCTATCAGAGAGTCCCCCTGCCTCCCCGGCCTGCGCAGAGGCCCCCCGGGGTGCCGCCGCGTGGCCCCTTGAGGGGCCCCCTGCCCTAA